The Streptomyces sp. NBC_01268 genome window below encodes:
- a CDS encoding MarR family winged helix-turn-helix transcriptional regulator, translated as MDGRTIDAAADEDFLRLDNQICFSLHAATRAFNGVYRGALKELGLTYPQYLVMLVLWEHGELPVKGIGERLRLDSGTLSPLLKRLEAAGYVERRRSPEDERSVTVRVTGDGAALRERALGVPRRIAAATGLDLEEIVGLRDRLNALAARLDGVDPDDLAACG; from the coding sequence ATGGACGGACGCACCATCGACGCAGCCGCCGACGAGGACTTCCTCCGGCTCGACAACCAGATCTGCTTCTCCCTGCACGCCGCCACCCGCGCCTTCAACGGCGTCTACCGCGGCGCGCTCAAGGAGCTCGGGCTCACCTACCCCCAGTACCTCGTGATGCTCGTGCTCTGGGAGCACGGCGAGCTGCCCGTCAAGGGGATCGGCGAGCGGCTCCGGCTCGACTCCGGGACCCTGTCCCCGCTGCTCAAGCGGCTGGAGGCGGCCGGTTACGTCGAGCGGCGCCGCAGTCCCGAGGACGAGCGGTCCGTCACCGTGCGGGTGACGGGCGACGGGGCCGCCCTGCGCGAGCGGGCGCTCGGTGTGCCGCGCCGCATCGCGGCCGCCACCGGGCTCGACCTGGAGGAGATCGTCGGACTCCGCGACCGGCTGAACGCGCTGGCCGCCCGCCTCGACGGCGTCGACCCGGACGACCTCGCGGCCTGCGGGTGA
- a CDS encoding GNAT family N-acetyltransferase, producing the protein MVEITLRRATADDAKRLTQIVRKSGAYRGDYAAMVDGYQVGGTYIEHHPVYVAVDGRDKVLGFYALLLDEAELDLAFVADEAQGRGIGRLLVEHMIGEARAAGLGSIRVVAHPPAEDFYLRTGARRTGTVPPSGHIHWARPELRYDVPAESAGARTAAGRPADVPPGLAAPVA; encoded by the coding sequence ATGGTCGAGATCACCCTCAGACGCGCCACGGCCGACGACGCCAAGCGCCTCACCCAGATCGTCCGGAAGTCCGGTGCCTACCGGGGCGACTACGCCGCCATGGTCGACGGGTATCAGGTGGGCGGCACGTACATCGAGCACCACCCCGTGTACGTCGCCGTCGACGGCCGGGACAAGGTGCTCGGTTTCTACGCGCTGCTCCTCGACGAGGCCGAGCTCGACCTGGCCTTCGTCGCCGACGAGGCCCAGGGGCGGGGGATCGGGCGGCTGCTCGTGGAGCACATGATCGGGGAGGCGCGGGCCGCCGGGCTCGGGTCGATACGGGTGGTGGCCCATCCGCCCGCCGAGGACTTCTACCTGCGCACCGGCGCCCGCCGCACGGGCACCGTCCCGCCCTCCGGGCACATCCACTGGGCGCGCCCCGAGCTCCGGTACGACGTGCCGGCCGAAAGCGCGGGCGCCCGCACCGCCGCCGGCCGCCCCGCCGACGTCCCGCCCGGCCTCGCGGCCCCCGTCGCGTGA
- a CDS encoding organic hydroperoxide resistance protein, producing the protein MDAIYTAVATANGREGRAVSSDGHLDLPLAHPAALGGNGQGTNPEQLFAAGYAACFASAMGVVARQEKIDIADASITAEVSIGKDPSDGGFGLAVVMRAEFPDHLQGEAGAALLEKTHAFCPYSKATRGNIKVELVVE; encoded by the coding sequence ATGGACGCGATCTACACCGCAGTCGCCACCGCCAACGGCCGCGAGGGCCGCGCCGTCAGCTCCGACGGCCACCTGGACCTCCCCCTCGCCCACCCGGCGGCCCTCGGCGGCAACGGCCAGGGCACCAACCCGGAGCAGCTCTTCGCCGCCGGGTACGCGGCCTGCTTCGCGAGCGCGATGGGCGTGGTGGCCCGCCAGGAGAAGATCGACATCGCGGACGCCTCCATCACCGCCGAGGTCTCCATCGGCAAGGACCCGTCGGACGGCGGCTTCGGCCTGGCGGTCGTGATGCGCGCGGAGTTCCCGGACCACCTCCAGGGCGAGGCGGGCGCGGCCCTCCTGGAGAAGACGCACGCCTTCTGCCCGTACTCGAAGGCGACGCGCGGCAACATCAAGGTCGAGCTGGTCGTGGAGTAA